In the Paenibacillus sp. FSL R7-0337 genome, AGTGTATTCAAGGCTCTTGGCGTGAAGGTAAGCATGAGCACATCCAACCCTGATCCGAAATTATATTATTATCACTTCACGGTTTGGTCTTTCGTATACGGTAAGAATACCGTTCAGGTAAAGTTCAGCGATCCACTCGAATTATTTATCAATGGCAAGAAATCAGACCGCGAATTTATAATGAACAGTCTGCCGGATTCAGCACAATTCCCGCTGGCGACAATATGTGATCTTCTCGGAATTGGCTTAGAGTGGAATAAAAGTACGGGTGAAGTCAGGTTGGAGAATTGATTAATAGCGGGCTGCATTCCCTGAGTTTCAAATTTAAAAGAATTAAGGCTTGACGTCAGCTCACTTGGCGTGTAACATATGAACAGTCGTCAACCAGGCAATTATTCATAACTCAATATTGTTCTCGTATAACCTCGCAGCCATTCAGATGTCACAGGGCGAGGGTTTCTACAGGAAGCCTATTCTTCCTAACTACGATGATAAGGACCATGAACCAGCGGTCCCTGTCCCGGAGTTAGGATTTTTTGCGTCTCTGCGGTCCTTGACCTTGACGCAGCATGATTCAGATCAGAAGATTCAGGAGGCATAATCAGAATGAAAGATATGAAATATTTAATCTCCGTACTTGTAGGCGCTATGAGCTACGGCATTTTATCAACGATTGTTGTATTGGCTTACGGGCAGGGTTACAAGCTGGGAGAGGTGGTCGGCACCCAGCTCTTAACCGGCTGTATTCTAGCTTGGCTGCTTGCGTTATATACCAAGCTCAGAGCGAACCGCAAAGAGCGCAGCACAGCAGACGTTGCGGCGCCCGCCAAGGCCGTTCCCACCCGGCTGACCTGGAAGCATAGAATGCTCTTGATGATGGCTGGAGCGCCAACCGTGGTTACAGGTCTGCTGTACTACCAGTCGCTCCGGTATATTCCGGCTTCGCTGGCGATTATCCTGCTGTTCCAGTTCACCTGGATCAGTGTGCTGATTCAGGCGGTAAGCAAACGTCAACGCCCTGACAAAATCACGGTGCTGACGCTGATCCTGCTGTTCGGCGGCACCCTGCTGGCCGCAGGTATTCTGAATCAGGGAGCTGCCGAGTTTAACCTGCTGGGGTTGGTGCTCGGGTTGCTATCGGCAGTAAGCTATTCGATGTTCATTATCTTCAGCGGCAAAGCCGTTCCTTCGGCTCATCCGGCCTACAGGAGTGCCTGGATGGTCACTGGCGGTCTGCTGCTGCTGTGCATTCTGTTCCCGCCGTACTTCCTGTTTAACGGGTTACTGTGGGGTCAACTGCTGCTGTTCGGCTTCCTGCTGGGCTTGTTCGGCGCCTTCATCCCGCCGCTGCTGTTCGCCATCGGGGTTCCGCATATCGGCGGCGGCATGGCCGGTATTCTGGGCGCCGTAGAACTGCCCGTTGCCGTCTTAATGTCTTCGTTCGTATTGGAAGAGCATGTAAGTCTTCTGCAATGGACCGGAGTGGTGCTGGTGCTGCTGGGTGTGGTATTGCCGGAGCTGTATAAGCTGCGGTGGGGAAATGGAAATGCCCAGGCCGTGAGTTCCTCATCGGTCTGAGTTCAGGCAGAATAGAAGAAGAGGAGTGTTCCCTGTGAATAGGGGACACTCTTTTTCTTACAGGTTCAGTTATTTGTAAGCGCAAACATTTTTGTTGCCAAAAGTGAAATTCAGTGCTATTCTGAATTTGGGATTGTTACTGCAAAGGCAAAACCCAAAACATGGTCACGTGTTTTGGGTTTTGCCTTTCTTTATGTTAAGGGTCCTGCGGGACGCCGTAAGGAACCCTTGACCCGTCTAACATCCCGTAAGCAGTGCCAAATGAAATTCGGGGTAAAGGAGGGCAGCTTGGTTGATTATCGAGAAGATTTTCAATAACAATGCCATTATTGCCAAGGATTCAGGTAAGGATGAATTGGTTGTTATGGGACGCGGCATCGGCTTCAAGAAGAGCCCGGGTGATCCAGTGGATGTCTCTCTGATCGAGAAGACATTTGTGCTGAAGCGAAATGACGCGTCCGAGAAATTCAAGGCCTTAATGGCGGACGCTCCCGCCGAATATGTGGCCTTAAGCTATGACATTATCGAGTATGCCAAGCAGACGCTGAAGGCCCGGCTGAGCGATTATATCTATGTGACCTTGACGGATCATTTGACTCATGCCCTAAGGCTTCATGAGCAGGGTATCCGCAATGACAATCCGCTTCTCTGGGAGATTCAGCGCTGTTATCCGAGGGAGTACGCGATCGGGCATCATGCCATGGGGATGATTGAGCAGTATACCCGTATCCGATTGCCGGAGGATGAGGCAGGCAATATTGCACTCCACCTGATTAATGCGCAAATGAACAGCTCGGGCAACAAGATTGCGGATCTTACCAGGCAGACCCAGCAGATTGATGACATCCTCAATATTGTTAAATATTCCTATAACAACGAAATTGATGAGCGTACCGTCAGCTACGAACGGTTCATCACCCATCTGCGGTATTTCTTCCAGCGCTCACGCAACCAGGAGTCTGAGGAGTCCGTGGACGATTTTCTGCTCAAGCAGGTGAAGATGAAATACAGGAAGGCCCATCACTGTGTGCTCAAAATTGAGAAGTATCTGGACCTGAAGCTCCTGGATGAAGAAATCCTGTATCTAACGATTCACATTCAGCGGGTAACGCAAAGACAAACTGAATAAAACCACTTGGATTGTTACTGGTCATGCAGGCGAAACCAAATCAGGCAGGAAGCTGCCGGGATGGTTTCGCCTTTTGCTTATCATTCATCAGGAAACGGGAGGATTTACTATGAAATATGAGGCACTAGCCAAGGATATTATCAAGCATGTCGGCGGCAAGGAGAATATCAACGGACTCAGTCACTGCGTGACCCGTCTGCGCTTCAAGCTGAAGAATGAGGCGGCGGCGAATACAGATGTGCTGAAGAACATGGATGGAATTGTAACGGTCATTCAGAGCGGTGGCCAGTATCAGGTCGTGATCGGTAATCACGTATCTGAGGTCTATGCCCAGGTGATGACCGCGGGCGGATTACAGGAAGGCGGATCAGAGACAGCCTCCGGTGAGAAAATGGGTCTGTTCAACAGCTTCATCGACATGATCTCCGGCGTATTCTCGCCGACCCTTGGCGTACTGGCTGCAACCGGGATGATCAAGGGTTTCACCGCCCTGTTCCTGACCGTGGGACTCCTTACCAAGGAGTCGGGGACTTACCAGATTCTGAATGCGCTCGGGGATTGCCTGTTCTACTTCTTCCCGATCTTCCTTGGATATACCTCGGCCAAGAAATTCGGGGCCAATATCTTTATCGGGATGGCGATAGGCGCTACGCTGGTGTACCCGTCCTTCGGCAGCATCACGGCGGCGGGCGAACCGCTGTACACGCTTTTTAGCGGAACGATCTTTGAATCGCCTGTGTACATTACCTTCCTGGGGATTCCGGTCATTCTGATGTCCTATACCTCCAGTGTCATTCCGATCATCATCTCGACTTATATTGGCTCCAAGCTGGAAGCCTTCTTCCGAAAAGTAACGCCGAGTGTGGTACGCACCTTCCTCGTCCCGTTCTTCACCCTGCTGGTCACCGTTCCGCTGGCGCTGATTGCCATCGGTCCGGTCTCCACTTGGGCCGGACAGCTGCTGGGGCAGGGAACCTTGTTCCTCTACAACCTCAGTCCGGTTATTGAGGGGCTGCTGGTAGGCGCATTCTGGCAGGTCTTCGTTATCTTCGGGCTGCACTGGGGTCTGGTGCCGATTGCCCTCAATAACATGGCTGTACTGAAATCCGATCCAATTCTGGCAGCTTCATTCGGCGCTTCGTTTGCCCAGACCGGTGCAGTGCTGGCGATTATGCTGCGGACCAAGAACGCCAAGCTGAAGTCATTGTCGA is a window encoding:
- a CDS encoding DMT family transporter, translated to MKYLISVLVGAMSYGILSTIVVLAYGQGYKLGEVVGTQLLTGCILAWLLALYTKLRANRKERSTADVAAPAKAVPTRLTWKHRMLLMMAGAPTVVTGLLYYQSLRYIPASLAIILLFQFTWISVLIQAVSKRQRPDKITVLTLILLFGGTLLAAGILNQGAAEFNLLGLVLGLLSAVSYSMFIIFSGKAVPSAHPAYRSAWMVTGGLLLLCILFPPYFLFNGLLWGQLLLFGFLLGLFGAFIPPLLFAIGVPHIGGGMAGILGAVELPVAVLMSSFVLEEHVSLLQWTGVVLVLLGVVLPELYKLRWGNGNAQAVSSSSV
- a CDS encoding PRD domain-containing protein, with the translated sequence MIIEKIFNNNAIIAKDSGKDELVVMGRGIGFKKSPGDPVDVSLIEKTFVLKRNDASEKFKALMADAPAEYVALSYDIIEYAKQTLKARLSDYIYVTLTDHLTHALRLHEQGIRNDNPLLWEIQRCYPREYAIGHHAMGMIEQYTRIRLPEDEAGNIALHLINAQMNSSGNKIADLTRQTQQIDDILNIVKYSYNNEIDERTVSYERFITHLRYFFQRSRNQESEESVDDFLLKQVKMKYRKAHHCVLKIEKYLDLKLLDEEILYLTIHIQRVTQRQTE
- a CDS encoding beta-glucoside-specific PTS transporter subunit IIABC, translating into MKYEALAKDIIKHVGGKENINGLSHCVTRLRFKLKNEAAANTDVLKNMDGIVTVIQSGGQYQVVIGNHVSEVYAQVMTAGGLQEGGSETASGEKMGLFNSFIDMISGVFSPTLGVLAATGMIKGFTALFLTVGLLTKESGTYQILNALGDCLFYFFPIFLGYTSAKKFGANIFIGMAIGATLVYPSFGSITAAGEPLYTLFSGTIFESPVYITFLGIPVILMSYTSSVIPIIISTYIGSKLEAFFRKVTPSVVRTFLVPFFTLLVTVPLALIAIGPVSTWAGQLLGQGTLFLYNLSPVIEGLLVGAFWQVFVIFGLHWGLVPIALNNMAVLKSDPILAASFGASFAQTGAVLAIMLRTKNAKLKSLSIPAIISGIFGVTEPAIYGITLPRKKPFILSCVAAAVGGGIVGLMGTKGYILGGLGIFGIPSYISPEGMDKGFYGAIAAIVISFILGFILVFFSGFKDEETADSKSGGTARSNLVKQETVGSPLKGQVRALSELTDEAFSTGAMGKGIAIEPLEGKVYSPVDGVLTTLFASGHAIGITSDNGVDILIHVGKDTVKLKGKHFTPRAKQGDTVTKGQLLMEFDVAAIREAGYTLTTPVIISNSGEYLDVIETDKKSVDYRENLLTVMI